In Vespula pensylvanica isolate Volc-1 chromosome 7, ASM1446617v1, whole genome shotgun sequence, the genomic window ATTctcgtacgaagaaaataaaaaagaaaaaaaaaagaaaaaaaaaaaacgaaagaaaatgggaaaagggaaaaccgaaagatttatcgtgatctattattattatcattattattattatattaactatGATGAATTGTGgggtgaaagaaaagatgagaggagagaaagaggaaggaagaaatgaaggaaggaaggaaggaagaaaagaagaaaggaagaagaagaagaagaagaaaaagaaaaaagagaaaaagaagaagaggataagatagaacaaaagaagaagaagaagaagaagaagaagaagaagaagaagaagaagaagaagaaaaagaagaagaagaataactAGCAGCTTATTCGTAGTCAGAAAATGCAACGACGCGTATCGATTGCGTGCTGAagattatataagatatattcgTATCGTCCGTGTGTGAGcgttacaataatttttcgaagCGATTCGATTCACGACGGTTGTGAGTGCGAATTTTTGTTAGTCACCAAAACTCTGAgtgatgtttaaaaaaaaaaaatgataaaaaacattcattaataaatatatatatatatatattgattaggAAACTTAggagataattaattgattaatcacAATCGATTGGTAGCGAGTGCTGCTGCGAATAAAAAAACCGACCAAATCGCGTTAAAGGCTTGctttttattaactattataaTTCGTCCAAAGTCACGCGGCTAATACTAAGTAAGTATGTACGAAGATAccataagtacatacgtatgtaagtacgtgtaCGCGTCAAACTATTTTCTCCTTTACGCTTTCTAACATTATCTAATCTAAACTAACAACTTGATCTAATTTTCGCGAGTACGAggataaagtaataatacaaaaaaaagaaaaaagaaagaaaaagtaaaaaaaaaaaNNNNNNNNNNNNNNNNNNNNNNNNNNNNNNNNNNNNNNNNNNNNNNNNNNNNNNNNNNNNNNNNNNNNNNNNNNNNNNNNNNNNNNNNNNNNNNNNNNNNtacatacatacatacatacatacatacatacacacacatacatacatatatacatacatacgtacgtacatacatgcgtacatatatacgtacatacatacatacacacagacatacatacatacatacatatatacatacatatatacgtacgtatatatatatatatttatttcattattacattgattgataaaaggaacaaaaaaaggaaacatcaTCTCGTATCGTTAACGCCAGTGGTCTTACGCCTGATATATTCTGTATACCGTTGATTTATCGTAAGATCTTACAGGGAgtgaatttaaaagaaaaaaaaaaaaaaaaaaaaaaaaaaaaaaaaaaaaaaagcagaaaaaagaaaaaaagaaaaaacgaagaaaggaatcTCGTAGTTTAATCCTAGATTTAGAAGATGCATAgtatatgaaacaaaaaaaaaagtaagggaaaagaaaacgtcatttatcagaaaacaaaagaaacggGAACGTAGTcgtaacaacaataataataataacaacaacaacaacaacaacaacaataacaacaaacaaacaattaACAAGTAACGTATGTGGTAGCACTAAAACTTTGTAGATACTTCCTGTACCTTGAAATTTATATGACGTAGCGTTTAGATTTGgcgtacataaataatatatatacatatatatatatatacatagatatatatattatatatattaatacgaaaaaaaaataatgttagcGAGTAGTCCCTAATAATGGGGgtttacgatataaaagaaaaggtcgGTTTGCGATTGGTGAATATAAacagaaagacaaagaaaaaactagaaagggagcgagagagaaaaagagataaaaagaattgtgCGTTAACGATCGTTTACCCCCATAAAACTACTGTGTACACACCCATTTTGTGTAAGAGAATCTTTGAAACGTGTGTGATGTGCAataataaacgagagaaagcgcgaaaaaaatagaaaaaaaaatggagagagagagagagaaagagagagagagagggagagagagagagagaaagagagagatgtaatATGCAGTACGATTGCGTCTTTTGAAATGcgatcttgtatttttttggttcttattttttgtttttattgttttagcCGCAGACCACCGATGTTCCGAAATCGACTTCGCTAGCTAGTCTTGTGTACTCTGGAATTCCtccttaataataaaacatttaataagtCCTTCGGTACTCTCTGATCATTTTATAGTGTTTTCGaatacaatttgaaaaaaggtacgttttctttagattttgattgtataatattttctgaagtaatcaatttattatcggtcgatattattttatcatgcCTGATTGTATGCAACACACTTTACATGCGTATATTTAGGTATAAGAGCCAAAAAGTTACCGACAATTTGCAAGCTATCTTATCGACGAAGTTTAAGGTGTTGCCATTATCCAGGTGCAAACAATCctgattatttaatattctagtttgatttattttcttttttcctttttttttataagatagataagtatgtattttttaaatgtttataaaaagtttCGCCTTGTTGCAAAAGTTATGCCTGGGTCGTAGACTGCACTTCGAGAGCAACTTTATTGACTGGCTTTAATGGCATCACGTTATGTTCATGTTCCGTAGAAACCTTTGAAAAAACATTtgcgttaattattaattaatcaatttctattaattttgaGAAGATCTGTTTCGTTAGAAATTCTACTTACACCTGGACagacttctttctttttctccgtagTCCTTCCTGAATTACCTTTTCCTGTATAGAcggaattaaataaaacaacaaaaaaaaaaagaaaaaacacaaaaagaaacaagaaaagaaagaaaacagaaaaaagttATAAGAACGATCTTCATAtacgaaacaagaaaaaattaattattgttacgaACTTACTAGCACTTGGTATACTTCGTGCAGTTTGCCAAGTCTGAGACATGTTTCCACATTTGGAAGTTTCCTAATGTCAatcaaaacaatttatttatagatagatagatggatagatattaagaaaaaagaacataattatttttgttttcattaattcttttctattttttttttttttttttttttttttcataatttcacCTGAGTTTGAATAGCTTCGACTGCAGGACAAGGAACTATGCCACCACAAACATCGTATTTCGGTGGTAATGGTCGACTTCGATACATCTTACCATCGGTTCCTTGTATCATACCGTCTGTTAACTGTATACTCTCGGGACCCCATTGAGCGAGAAAATGTCCCATTCGCATAACCCTTTGCTGAGGAGTTGTTATCGTATGACTTCCACCGCAATAACGATTGCAAAGATGATCTCTGACAATGATTAACAAATGATTAACAAAtcattatctttataaattaaaaaaaaaaaagaaaggaaaaaagagcaatatttttaatttcaaatcacgaagaatataataaaaggaaaaaaaaaaaaatacctggGAGATTTCACACATGATTCTTCCTTAactgttttcatttttttagtCTCTTCCAATACGGCTGCCTCGAATTGAATCATGTTCCTACTATGAGGCAATTTTCTTTGCTGCTTTCTAACTTGATCCAATTCATAAGTTAGATAAGGTTTCATGCTCATCGTGCAAGGCATAAGAGGTGCTTCGAATTTGCCAGTTTCTTCCGTTCTCATAACTACTTCTTTGTCACACGATATACATTGGACGTCTCTGATCAGAATGATAATTTgatgaataaattttcaatcataaaaaaaaaagaaatagaaaagaaaaaaatgaagaaacaaaaataatcaaaataatgaaagttcGTGTTATAATACCTAAGTAATTTTTTGGTTCCAGCAGCTTCGGCCTCTCGTCTAATTTCAGCCaaacgtttcattttctcttgaaGCGACTTCAATCGATTGTTAACAAACTCTCTCAACGGAGTTATCTCAATTTTATCTACTTTCCCTTCAATCTCTTTTTGTACTTCGTCCAAAGATTGCTGCCATATCGATTCCTGTTTACCTAGTTTACTTATAGCTTCCTCTAATCCACGAGTTAAATCGTCGCAGGCAGCGTTGAATTGATCGTGAGAaacctaaataaaaatattttgttaatcatTTGTCAATCTATAcgcgattaataatataaaaacttatcTGAAACCTTTCTATTGACTATATGAGCGTCAGCTTTATCGGCCAAAGCATCCTCAAGATCTTCTTTATCAGCTTTAATCGTTTTCAACAATTCTATTTGTTCTAACATAGcctaaaattttatatatgtatacacatatacatatatatatatatataattgttatttattttaacaaatatttatatgatccTTTCGTTTAATACGTTCTTACGTTCAGATTCATTTCACGATCTTCCGTATCACCCATAAGACGATCAGCTGtctcatttaattttctcatATCCTCTTGAATATCTTGAATCTTAGAAACCAATTCGTTCAGATCACCATCACCGGTTTCGCTTGGTTTTGCTAcgtctttcaatttttccgTAAGTTCATCACCctccttttctaatttttgaaGACGAGCCTCGATATTAGTGAAATTATTGTCAAACGTCGTTCGCAAATCTTCAACATTCTCCAAACATATATgaatctttcgtttattttcctcGTCAAGTGACTTGTCCGGTGCCGATTCGCCCTCGACCGTTGGTGTCGTATCAACTAttccttctctcgtttctaaCGCATGAAGACGCTCTTCTATTCTCGCCAAAGCATTATCCATCTTCGTTTCCACGTCGTGAATATTTCTCAAACACGTTtcaatcttttcatttcttgatTCGCTCGTTTCAGAATTGATTTGGTTATTATTCGTCGGTGGTATCTCTTCCGTTTTGACTTCTTCTATAGAATATtgattacataaaaaagaaaaagagaaaaaaattaatcaagtAAAATAACACGTCCGATTaggatt contains:
- the LOC122630703 gene encoding MATH and LRR domain-containing protein PFE0570w-like, whose protein sequence is MAAKTAKAQVHRAANDEATSLHVSLPQMLDLALGTPEVGAVNLNILHNFLHVLLHQINLRTTKVEYRGEDAKRIKTMVASAKAGPSLHLHEYSITDGSGKVKQRIHSTDQVTVNVDVFTDEDHKNAGQTSASAPVTPRNKKNTKVADDTVIKKTKGVKQQITSGSEGEYENVIFIEPIVDGATPSALAFKKLEQSVGRLEQRFEALDELSTNPELVERLKGNITDPLTDMWNIININKRLDATEQGMEKLTSMVQDVMKTGVNLETVGVHVNISNDVENRNIQRNNPNSANTNETNLHTNNEETNVTNNHPENNPGNHPENNPGNHPENNPGNNPENHPENHTENHLENHSENHSENHPVESEEVKTEEIPPTNNNQINSETSESRNEKIETCLRNIHDVETKMDNALARIEERLHALETREGIVDTTPTVEGESAPDKSLDEENKRKIHICLENVEDLRTTFDNNFTNIEARLQKLEKEGDELTEKLKDVAKPSETGDGDLNELVSKIQDIQEDMRKLNETADRLMGDTEDREMNLNAMLEQIELLKTIKADKEDLEDALADKADAHIVNRKVSHDQFNAACDDLTRGLEEAISKLGKQESIWQQSLDEVQKEIEGKVDKIEITPLREFVNNRLKSLQEKMKRLAEIRREAEAAGTKKLLRDVQCISCDKEVVMRTEETGKFEAPLMPCTMSMKPYLTYELDQVRKQQRKLPHSRNMIQFEAAVLEETKKMKTVKEESCVKSPRDHLCNRYCGGSHTITTPQQRVMRMGHFLAQWGPESIQLTDGMIQGTDGKMYRSRPLPPKYDVCGGIVPCPAVEAIQTQETSKCGNMSQTWQTARSIPSARKGNSGRTTEKKKEVCPGVSTEHEHNVMPLKPVNKVALEVQSTTQA